ATATTTCATCACTTTGTTCTCTCAAGCATTAAGCTCTTCTCAGGCAAGTGCACTTGATAGGTTTTGATTGCTGTTTCAAGCGAAACGTTTTCTCTGTAGAAATATTCGTTTTTTAAGCTTCCTTGCTCGTCTGAAAAGCCCTCGCAACTGCGCTTTGAATAACATGCTATTCCACCAACAAAATCTATATATCTTACCTTTGATATCCCCTCGGTTACGACTAGGGTGTCGAGGCCCTCTTGATAAGAAGTACCTCTCAGCGCATGCCATCGATGCATAAATGCGATTACGCGGTTTTTCTTCTTTTGATTCAGAATTTTAACTATGTTCTCAACCCAAACTAGATTTCTCCGAGTATGGCTATCGAAGCACTCTTCTTCTTCCGCGAGCTTAGAAGGACATGATGAGTCAATGCTGTCCATTTCAGCTAAAGTTAAGTCAAGAGCAACGAGCTTAAGGCCTATGTCACGAGCTGATTTGACTAGCTCACCGTAAGCAGCAGGTACTGTATATCCCCAAGCCCAATTATCATCAAAGTACTTTTGTATTTCACCAAACCCTTTACCAGTACGTTGATAAAACTCTACTTTCTCTTGCATGGAGCGGGGGAGCATCTCTATTGCAAAGTGAGTAAAGCCTGCAGCTTTTAGCTGTCTTAGGGCTTTAATGGCTTCATACTTATAGATTGCGGGATTATGGCTTGATTCGCCGAGCATCACCAAACGAGCGCTCCCTGCCATTTTTTGTAATCTACATCCTTGTTTATTTTATTCATGCTATTTCCTTATATAGTTATCACTTACTTATGCCTTCCTGAAGTGAATTTAGGTTGGCACTTTCTGTGGTCTTTTAGTCATTGTTTAGTCGAAATCCTCAATCGTTGGAAGTGTGCTTTCACTTTTGTCATTGCAAAGCCAGTATTGCTTGTTATCACCTTGGGTGAATGTCACCGAGTACTCTTGGGTTAGCGTTCCAAGCTCTTCACTGTGATAGTCGCTGATAACAACCTTATTTTCATCGTAACTAAAATGCATACTGTGCTCCGAAACCAAAGCACGGTGATAACTCGACTTATTAACACTATCAGCAGTAGACCCAATATCGAGCTTTAATTTTGGGTGTTCAAAATGGGTGAGTGCATAAGTGTTACCCACTTTGCTTGCAACGACATAAATTGGGGCTGGGTTATCTACGTAGCATTTAAATACGGTGTTTGTGTCACTTTCTGTTGCTTGACATGAAGCTATTAGAAATAGTGGCAATGTGGTTAGGGCTTTACTCGTTGTCATACTTATCAAATGCCTGTTGTAATTTAACATCATATTTGTTTTTCGCGTATTGAGAACCATTATAACCTCGAGCAAATGCAGCCCAATTCAAAGTGGTTAAGTGCTGGTCTAACCCCTTACTTTTTACAAAGCTAACGAATGCATCGAGCTGCTTCCTTTCAGACGTAAACATCGCTTTAACGAAGTTTTCTATACTAGCAAAGCCGGCTGCTCGATGGTTAAAGCCCATAATTTGGAAGCGTCCCCATGAAGCAGACTTGAGCGCTTCAGTCACATTCAATGCCATCGCTTGCTCCAGCCGAGTGTACTCCTGAGCTCCGCCAATGTATAAGCTTCGGTTCCAAGCCCTACTTGAAATGGACGGGTGGCTTGCATCATAAATATGCCCCGTTAGTCGAGAAAATATGTGCGCTTCATATAAGATTTTAGGCTTACCGTTAGGTAGAAAAGCATCCGTTGATGACTCCACTTCTGCAACGGCTTTAATTGCGGCAACTTTACAGCTTAGTTCGTTGGCAACATCTACATAGTCAGAGTTTGATAAGTTTATTACATCAGAAGATGCTGTTGGCAGCTTGAAGCTAACTTGACCTGGTGCTTGGAGCAGTTTCTCATTTATTTTACGGTGAGTTCGTCCATTAACATCTATTCTTCCATCTGGACGCACCATGCCCACGACTTTGCTTTGAAATGCCTTGATAGCAGCAACAGTCTTAGAGTTCTCTGGTCTTGCACCAACTCGACCATCAACGACAAGTGTTCTCGTAGGAGCAATTAAGTTTATCAGGGAATTAATTGCATTCTGAACTGCTTTCACATCGTTCGGGTTATTCATTGCACCAATCCCAACGGATTGATTTAGTCTCATTGCTGACATTGGATGTCCCTTCCTATATTGTGCTTTAAGTTTTAGCTGACACTTGTATAGGCTGGTTTTATTGGCTGCAAACCCTTTAACAGCCTTCAATTTATTTTAGCCAGCCCTTGATTCATGTGAACTTGTCGATAGCTTAAATGACTACTCCCGGGTCGAACTTGGCTCCGGTGAGAGTCGCGTTGTCCCAGTTTACATCGGTTAAAATAGCGCCCGTAAAATCACAGCCAGTAAAATTGCCACTGCTTAGGTTTGCACCGGTTAAATTTGCCTTTCTGAACACGGTTTCTGTAAAGTTACCATCCGACAAGTCTGCGTTGGTTAAGTTTGCTTCATCAAAACATGCGCTACTTGCTTCAACTTGAGTGAGTGTTGCATCACTGAAGTTGCTTTTGACAAAGATTGAGGCCCAAAGAGTGGCGTTATCAAACTCAGACGATGAAAAATCACATTCAGTGCCACTGCTTGCCGATATATTTGCGTGGGTAAAGTCGGCGTTCGTTGCGGTGACTTGATGTAAAATACAGTCAAAAAAAGCAGTTTGATTGCAGCTAGCGCCCTCTAGATTGGCCGAGGTAAAATCGGCATCTAAAAAGTAGGCTAAATCTAAGATACCTGCACGCAATATAACACCGGTCCCTTTGAGTCGCTCCGTTGAGGTTTCGCTAATATCGGTTTGGGTTAAATCAAGTCCAGAAATATCGACACCTTTGACCTTGTCCTGTATTCGAGACTCTTCGAGCAGCGCCAGCGCCGTTTGTTTAGACATAATTTAACCCTCCGATAGTGCAGTTTTCTGCTTTAGTGCACTCGACATCACAATACTCAACATCAACTTCCATTTCAGCGAAGACTTTTGCAGGGCGTAAATGGGCCATGGCCGCTTGCCAATGTTCAATTTGTGTTTGTTCAGGGAGCTCCCAAGGTGTGTCGGACAAGTCAAGGCGAACGCCGCCCCAAGGTTGAAGCTCTGTTTGTGTTTTTGGTGTGCTAAGTAATAATTCTTGACCAAATTGCTTCACGTAATGTGGGCCAAGGTAAGTGCGCATGGCCAACCCTTTCGGGCCAACCTTAAAATAATCAACCGGCGCTAAAAAGGCGGCCTCGCCCATCATTTCCATTATTTCATCTCGTTCGCTCTGCCAGGGTTCATCAGGGTAGGGCCTATCTATATGTACAGAAGCAACATCGGGTTTAAATACCTGTACGAGGCGGTCAGCAAACTCAAAAAGGGTAGGGTAGTGCTTGTGGTTCAGTTTAGGGTCAAACTCAAAAAAAATACTTTGCCTTGGCATCACCGCAATTCGGCCAAAGTATTTTGCCGCCTTATTGCGCTTTAAATAAATCTCTTCACCAGCACCTTTTGTAACCGCTGTGGCTTTGGCTAAAATGTCTTCGCGATTATACGGCAGTTTACCGCGCTCCTCGGTGTTCCAAAATTCCGGTGCGAACTCAGGGTAGTGCTCGAGTACGTCTAATAACTCAGTGAATAACGCCTCATTATTCAGTGGGTTAGTGCCTAACATAGAGATATTAATTTGAAATGGTTTAAAGTCCATTATTTATCCTTTAACTTTTACCCAACGCTGTTTCTTTATATTCCACCTATGGGTGATTGCATTTTTTTCATTGTCATAATATAACACTTCACTGTCCCTTTTAATTGTCGATGAAGGTCGGCAAGGTGGTATACCATTTTTACAGGGTGAGTCTGATGATAGAGTCAATACGTGGTCTTTACCCGTGAATGCCTCACGCTGCTCTTTTAGTTGCTTGGTATTGTATGCAACGGGATTGCTGTTGTCTTTCGTAAAGTGCTTATGCTCATGAACAATATTGTCACCTAAGCTGTCTGGACGCGTTTTGTAATCTGAGGAGCTTGCGCTGCGCTGCTGCACTTTACCGCCACTGGATTTGGCGTTGTTGTTATCAACTAGCGACTCTCCTTTGTGCTTGGATAGCGCTTCACGAGCTGCCTTTTCTCGTTCACTTCCAAGCTTTCTGTTGCGCTTTGCTGTCTCGTTTGCTTTGTCCCACTCCTCGCGTGTAATAGGAGCAAGGCCTCTGTTGTACCTACTTATAGCGTTACGTTCGTACCTTGCATCATCGGCATCCGTTTCAGCTTTATCAATTTTCTTTCTAAAATGGGCTCTCTGCGTTTTAGTCAAGTTGTCGCTGCCCAGTGCTGAGGGGTCATCCATATTGACAAGCGCATCACCGCTTCCTTGCTTAATGGCTGCAACCATTTCGTCTGCAGTATATGGGGTTACATCTAATTGGGATAATTCAATTAGCTTCGCCGCCAACGCGGGTTCGATTGATGAGCTAGCATCAATTGCCGCTTTTACTTTGGCTTGCCCCTCTTTACACAATAACCCCAGTGGATCCACCCAGTTAATGGGGTTGGGTGCATATTGGTAGTGGTTGATACCACCGACCAAGCCAATCGGGTCTTGGTTAATAAAGCGCTGTTGTTTGGGGCTGTAGTAGCGGTAGCGATTGTAGTGCAAGCCGCTTTCTTCATCAAAGTACTGGCCCTGAAAACGCAGGGGCTGGGTAATGTGCTCTGGGTTGAGCTCGATTTGCTCACTGTAACCAAAGGCATCGGTATTATTTTGCCACACCACCTCGGCATGGGCGTTGGTCACAAACTGCGGGGTATCGAGTTGGTCTAAATGGTAATAATACACACCACTGTCGTTGATTAGCAGTAATGGCTGATACTCTCCTGGCAGTGATACATACCAGGTATACTGGCCGTTTTGGCACTCGCCGAGCAGTTGGTTACCATCCCAAATATAGTCAATGCGCCCTTGCTCGGTCAGTTTGGCGCAGCGTCGACCGAGTGGGTCATATTCATAACGAGTCAGCTGATCGTTATGATAAAAGCTTGCGAGCTGGTTTAAGGCGTTGTATTCCAAGCGTTGGCGCTGCCCTTTGCCAAGCACGTGCACCTGGTTACCACAGGCATCATAGTCAAACTCGTCCTGGCCAAGGTGGTACAGGCGGTCATCAATACAGGCTGTGCCCGTAAAGACATCGTCGCCGCTGTTATTAAGGGCAGGGGAGGTGTGCTCTTTATCAACTGGACGCAGTGCTGGTTCATCCGATGCGGTCGCTTGCTCCGGGTTGCCAAAGCTGTCCCAGTGGTAGCGCGCCGATTGATCGCCGTTTACTTCTACAAGCTGATTGATGGCGTTGTACTGATATTGCTTATCGCTACTTAGCTCACTGTTTGAGCTCTCGCGCTGACTGGCTATAAGTTGGTTGTTGCCATCGTATTGGTAGCTTTGTTTAGCATAGAGCGCATTTTCTGGGTGCGATAACTCTTGCTCGCAAAGACGGCCAAAACAATCAAACTCTTGCTTGGTGGTGATGTTATTGGCGTAGTGAATTTCACTGAGTTGACCATGTCGATGGCTGAGCTCGACATGGGTGTGCCCATTGAGCTCGATGCACGTCAATTGGCCTTGGGGGTCATAATGATAATTAAGAATTTGGCCGTCGGCCAAAGTTAAGGCGCTGCGTCGGCCAAAGGCATCATAACTGTAGTTAAGGGTATGTTGGCCCTGGGTCGCTACCAGTAGTTTACCGGCTTGGTCGAACCCTTGTGTCAGAGTGGTAGCGCCGTTATGGGCGCGCTGCAGGCGTCCTTGACTGTCATAACTAAAATAGTTGGACAGGTTACACAGGGTGCTGTCTTTGGCATTGGGGTGGGCAGCCTGTTGCTCTATCACTTGGCCGAGCGCGTTTCGTTTTAATTTAATAAAGCGCTCGTCGGCATCGTTGAGTGCGACCACACGGTTATGAGCATCAAATTCAAAGCGCTGCACGCGACCGTCAAAGCCCGTGGTGCGAATTGGGTTTTCATTGGCATCATAATCAATACGGTATTCTGCACCATCACTGCGGGTAATACCGATCAGGTTGCGCTCTTTATCATAGCGGTAGCGCAAGTGGCTGCCATCGGCAAAACGCACTTGTTCGGGCTGCGCTAATCCAGCGTAATCAGCGCTGGTTTGCTCGCCATTGCCATTGGTGGTCGCCGTTAAGCGACCAGCAGCATCGTAATGGTATTCAATACGAATCGCCGCGTGCTCATCGCCTTCTTGGCGCATGACTTTGGCGCTGAGTTGGCCGGCGGCATTGCGCTCGAATTGGGTTAATAGACCGGTGTTGGTTAGAGTTGCATTAACACGGCCTAGTTCGTCGTAACTAAAGCGCGTTAGGACATCGCCTTGTTGATGCGCTAAGAGCTCGCCTTGGGCACTCCAGCTAAATTGTTCACTGCGGCCATCGCCATGCACCACTGTAGTCAGTTGGTTATTGTCATTGTATTGATAGTGGCTGGTGCGGCCATCGGGCAGAGTTTGCGATTGCAGCAGACCCATGGCAGTAAACGCGCGTTTTAGTTCGCCGCCATCGGCATAGCGAGTCAGTACATGCTGTCCCAGTTGGTTGTAAGCGAAGGTGGTTTTATTGCCTTGAGCATCGTACTGGGCCACTTTTTGGCCACGATCATTGTATTCGCTACGCTCTTCGCTGCCATCTGGATGCTGGGTGTGAGTACGATTGCCGAAGGCATCATAGCGGTATCGCCAGCTGTGCCCCCGCGCATCGGCGTATTCAACCAGCTTACCGTCGCTGTTGTGAACAAAGGTTTCGGTATTACCACGACTATCGGTACTTTTGCTCACTCCCGCTCGTGGATATTCAAAGCTGTACTCGTAGGTGTTGTTATCACCGTACTGGCGAATACATTTTGCATCAACGCCTGCACCTTGCCACTCAAAGTGGTGGCTAAAGCCACTGGCGCGGGTACGCTTGCTAATAACATTATCGCCACGGTAGCTGTAACGCTCGATATTGCCCTGGCTATCGGTCACTGCCACCAGTTGTTTCGCGTCATTGTATTGATAACAAGCAAGCAGCGGCTCATGGATGTGACGTTTGTCTTTGTCATCCATGTGATAAGCTGCAACCTTGGTTAATAAATCATCGCCGTTATATTGCAGCACTACACCGCGCTTATCATTAATAGCAATACGGCTTAGGCGTTCGTTGGCATCGTAGAAAAAGCTGAGTGTTTGCCCCTTGGCATCAGTGATTTTTTCGAGTAACCAGGCCTTGGAGCCAGCAAAAAACGTATAATGGCTGTCATCAGGGCGTACTAAGGTTTGCTTGCCATCGTTTTGGTAGTGTAAAGCAAGTTGTGAGCTAAGCTGGTAACTGGTTTGCCCTGGTTTTACTTTCTCAAATTCATGTATGCGGCCTTGCTCATCAACAAGTTCTAGCCAGTAGCGCCCGGGTGTTTTCGGGCCAACTTTGGGTGGCGCTTCGTAGCGCTCAAAAATGCTGAGAGCAAAATGATGGCGCCAGCCAAAACCCAAGCCCACATTGGTATCGCTTTTGCTGGAGCGGTATAGGCGTTGCCACTTTAAAGGCATGGGGGCGTTAAGGGTAAAATCGACCAACGGAAGAATTTCTTCACCGCTGAGCATGGAGATAGGATCAGAGCGGCACTCTTGTTCATCTACACTTTGCTCAGTGGCCGTGTCATTGACTTGGGCTTTGTTAGGGTTGCCCTCGGATTGACCGCCTTTTTTGACCACGCTGGGTTGGGACTTTTTATCTTTTTGTGCTTTGGCGCCGCCACTGGCACTGGCCGAGTTGGTGTTGTCGCTAACTTGAATGCTGCGTTTAGGTTTTTGGTTATAACAAAGTAAGGAGCCTGATGCTAACGCCGAGCTTAGGCCATGGGCGACTTCCCGCGCGGTGGCGGTGTTAACCGAATGCACGCCTGCAGCGCGCAGCATGTGCACACATTGAATTCGTTTATGAATATCGCCGACCAGATCTTCGGCCAATAGATTGACTTGAGCGCCTGCCGCATCTGGGGTGTCTATCGCCACCGGATCGTAGCCACCAGGGGCTTTATCATTGGCTAGGGTAATTAACACTGAGCCGCGTTTTGAGCGAAAGGCAATTGAACGAATATCCATATTCTTACGTTATTCCTTAATCAATCCATTGATACACAGAAGCTGCTTGGTAGAGCTTGGGCGTGCTGCCAAGGTGTAAAATAATATCACGATGCATGCTCGAATTGTAGTCATTATAGATACCAATAAATGAATAAAGGCCAAACACTGCGCCCAGCTGACCATGAACGAATTCACTTTGGGTCACCTTAGGTTGCTCAACCACTTTACCGTTTAGTTGTAAATACCCTTCAAGCCAAGCACTGGGCCAAGGCTCTTCCCCTAAGGCGGGAGCTACAATGTGCTCTATTGGGGCGGGCACTTCTTTTACCGCTTGGCTGAGTAAAGTAGGGAAGGGATTGTGTTGTTCGATATCGAAGCAAGGTTCACCATGACAAAAGGGCACGTGCAGCCCCATTTCACCAAATTTTACTCGTGCTAATGCGAATGCGGCGCCATTATTGTGCGTGACACCTTCATTTAGATGTAAAATTTGCTCATCTAAAGCAATGAATGTGACATTTTTAGCAAGCTGCATCGCTTTAATAAGCGCGCAGTGCAATGCCGATTCACCATGCGCGAAAAACTCGTTTACCGGGTGGGAGTGGCCTGGTTGTACTCGGCCATTGGGAGTCACTTCGTTTAAGGCTGAAATAAGCGTATTTAGGCGTTGCTCATCATAAGCGAGGTTAGGCAGCAGCCAAAAAATAGGCTCCTCGGGGTCAAACTCAAAGCGGGCTAAAAACTGGTTTAGTGGTGCAATAAGAGAAATAGGCCAGGGCATTGCCTCGCTCTGTTGCGACTGCTCGCTTACAGGCATAGGCTCGCTAAGAAGAAGTGCCGCGTCGGTACTTTCGAGCCCAGGAAGGGCGATATCGAACTCTGTGAGTGTTATTGCCATGTGACCCCCAAGGAGAGTGGATGAACTATATGGCTCTCTTTTTTGTGCATTAAATTAAACAGCTGCGCCACCAAGTAAGGCGTAATAGCATCGAACTGATAGTCTTTAAGCGGGTGCGTGTAGATGTCTTTTCCTGCCAGTAGTCGATTGGCAAAATCGACCTGCTCGCAAAAGGTTGGCCACTGTGTTGATAGTTGCTCTTGAAGGTCGCCCAAGGTATCGGGAGCAAGCCAAGCTTCGGTCAGTTGCTCTTGCGTAAATAGCGTTTCTACGTGCTCGCCGTAACAGTTCATGAAAGTGTTGATAAGCTCGTTATTGGGCTCCTCACACAGTAATTGGTAAATCAAAGGAAGCTGCTTTGTCAGCCCTGCGAGCATGAATAGGTGTGCAATGTCTTGTGGGCTGTGGCTTTTTGACCAGGTATTGGCAATACGCTGAATATCATCATTGGAACAGGTCAAGAAAAATAGTTGGGCTAAAGGGTGCGTGAGCGAATAACGGGCCAGTATTTCTTCGCAAGCAGTCAATATGTCTTGCTTGTCGTTTGCTTGCCAACTTAAGGTTTGCCCCGTGAGCAACGCGCGATAGTCGCTGTAGTCTGTCGTGTCGATTTGCTGCAACACCGACTCGGGAATATGTGTTAACACCCCCTCTCGCCAAGCCAGCTCTAAAGCGATGGCATGATGCTCTGGTGATTCGCTAAGTAACAATTGATTCAGTGCAGATTTCAGACTTAATCGTTGTAGCCTGATCAATAGCTGGCAAAAAAGCACTCGTTGCTCGAAGCTGGTTTCATCGCTAACTATAAAAGCTGCATCGAGCAGCGTTTTGCTGGCTATGCTCTGTGAAAAAGGGCAATGAGGATCAGAAAAATCTCGCAAACCCGCGCTGGCCTGGCGCAATTCGACGGTGAAGCGGTTAACGGCGCTTAAAAAGCTGGCACGATTAGCCAGAGGATGTGATTGTAAGCACACCAGTTCTTGCAAACGTTGAGCGGTATTCAAAGCTTCCATGCGTGAGTGCAATCCTTTAGCCTAGCCACCAATCAATACAGTTGGATTACCAACTACTATTTTCCCGCCGTGAGCGGTCCCATCGCCCATACGTGCGGCGGGTTTACCATTGATTTTTACAGATCCTGAGCCTGAATTAATGGTATCCGGCGGACCTACGCAAATAAGTTTATCGCCTTTTCTGGCCGCTGGCAGGCCACCAATCAATACATTGCCTGAGCCCATGATTATAGGGCCACCGACATGGGGAACTGGGCCGGGATTAGTCTTGGGGCATACATGCATATGAGTCAAAGTGGAAGCGGGTTTTCCCATGATCACATCCTTTTAATCGCTGAAAGGCTATATTATCGCCGATTAATAGTGCGTCGACAAGTATATTGAATGCCCAGCTTGATTATTCTGAAAAGTTAGGTTTCAACAAGGCCTGCAATGGCTCAAGCTCCGTGGTATTAAAGTCCCAGCGCTGATGGTTTTTAAATTCGAAGTCTGCTTTGAAAAAGCCGCTTTTTTGTTGAATTTGTACCAATAATTGCTGAATTTGCAAGGGGCCTTGGCGAGTAATTTCCTGCTGCATATCCTGCACCATATCTGAGAGAACCAAATGCTCATTAGAGTTGACGTAAAATGGCGTGGCTGAACCATCGTCTTGGTAGTAGAAGCCAGCGTTTGCAAACCCCTTATCTTCTCGAGTAAGAACCAAAGCTAAGGTTGACCAGGTAATGTCTTTTAGTGCTGACGCTTTTAGCACCTCATCAACGATTCGTTGTAAATATTTAATATCAATGCCCATAGCTTATGTCCCTATATAATGGTTTTGGTTGCTAAGGTAGCATATTAAGTGAAATAGAGGGCGGATCAATACCTAGCGTCAGTATTTTTACAAAGAGTAAAATAAACGGCATTAAGTGATTACGTGGCCAATTCCACCACCCACCTTACAGCGCGATCTAGGTGTGAGGCTTCATTAAAACGACAATAACTTAAGTTTCGTTTATATTAATTAGCCGCTCTAACTTCTTTCGGTGAGGGCGGAGGAAAAGAAACGCCTTTTTCTATCAGCAGTTCTTTCACTTTCATCGCATAATCGTAATTACTGGTTCCGGGCCGAAGTAATTTCTTTCGCAAGTCTCTCTCTATACTATTGGCAACCGTGCCGCCTGTGGCTGAAGGCGCAGAAAAGTCGCCACCTTTGGTAATAAATAGTAAAGTGTATTTATACTTTAGCATGAGCGCCGAATAGTTGGCGGCGTTATTGTTCATCGCGTCTGTGGCATTAAGATCAACCCCATGAGCTAATAACAAATTTACCTGCTCATCTTTGTCATTAGCAACCGCATTGAATAAAGCCGGCTCTAAGCTTGCATCTACTGCATTGGGAGAGGCATTATATTCAAGCAGAACCTGCATCATTTCGGTTTTGTCGCTACCGGCTAAAGCCGACAATAGTTGCTCTTCAGTCGGTCCATTTCGGTCTAGGGTTACATAAGCTGGAAAGTCAGGATCAGCACCAAGGTCTAGCGCAAGCCTTAATGATTTTTTATTCGTTTCCATAGCGAGCCAAAATAGTGGCGTAATACCATGCTCACCGTGTACATCCAGTGCAACGCCAGTATCAATGATAGCTTGCGCGGCTTGCTTGTCACCCGCTTTAATGGCGTTGAGCAATATTACATGGGAGGGCTCAAAAAATTGTTCAGCTTTCATACCTTGCGCTAGTTTGGGCATGGCCATAAATATAAGCAGCACTGCATACAGCCATGTGCGCGCCACGTTAAAGTTGGAGAACGTCAATGTCAGTCTTACGCGAAGTCTGAGCCAATGAATGTGACAAGGTTAATAGGCTTATTAATTTATCACTCCTTTTCGGTAGTAAATAAAGTAGAGCGGGCAGTGATGCGGTTGCGGCCTTTTAACTACACAAAGCCTTAATTAGCCGCTCTAACTTCTTTCGGTGAGGGCGGAGGAAA
This Pseudoalteromonas ruthenica DNA region includes the following protein-coding sequences:
- a CDS encoding ankyrin repeat domain-containing protein, which codes for MKAEQFFEPSHVILLNAIKAGDKQAAQAIIDTGVALDVHGEHGITPLFWLAMETNKKSLRLALDLGADPDFPAYVTLDRNGPTEEQLLSALAGSDKTEMMQVLLEYNASPNAVDASLEPALFNAVANDKDEQVNLLLAHGVDLNATDAMNNNAANYSALMLKYKYTLLFITKGGDFSAPSATGGTVANSIERDLRKKLLRPGTSNYDYAMKVKELLIEKGVSFPPPSPKEVRAAN
- a CDS encoding RHS repeat-associated core domain-containing protein — encoded protein: MDIRSIAFRSKRGSVLITLANDKAPGGYDPVAIDTPDAAGAQVNLLAEDLVGDIHKRIQCVHMLRAAGVHSVNTATAREVAHGLSSALASGSLLCYNQKPKRSIQVSDNTNSASASGGAKAQKDKKSQPSVVKKGGQSEGNPNKAQVNDTATEQSVDEQECRSDPISMLSGEEILPLVDFTLNAPMPLKWQRLYRSSKSDTNVGLGFGWRHHFALSIFERYEAPPKVGPKTPGRYWLELVDEQGRIHEFEKVKPGQTSYQLSSQLALHYQNDGKQTLVRPDDSHYTFFAGSKAWLLEKITDAKGQTLSFFYDANERLSRIAINDKRGVVLQYNGDDLLTKVAAYHMDDKDKRHIHEPLLACYQYNDAKQLVAVTDSQGNIERYSYRGDNVISKRTRASGFSHHFEWQGAGVDAKCIRQYGDNNTYEYSFEYPRAGVSKSTDSRGNTETFVHNSDGKLVEYADARGHSWRYRYDAFGNRTHTQHPDGSEERSEYNDRGQKVAQYDAQGNKTTFAYNQLGQHVLTRYADGGELKRAFTAMGLLQSQTLPDGRTSHYQYNDNNQLTTVVHGDGRSEQFSWSAQGELLAHQQGDVLTRFSYDELGRVNATLTNTGLLTQFERNAAGQLSAKVMRQEGDEHAAIRIEYHYDAAGRLTATTNGNGEQTSADYAGLAQPEQVRFADGSHLRYRYDKERNLIGITRSDGAEYRIDYDANENPIRTTGFDGRVQRFEFDAHNRVVALNDADERFIKLKRNALGQVIEQQAAHPNAKDSTLCNLSNYFSYDSQGRLQRAHNGATTLTQGFDQAGKLLVATQGQHTLNYSYDAFGRRSALTLADGQILNYHYDPQGQLTCIELNGHTHVELSHRHGQLSEIHYANNITTKQEFDCFGRLCEQELSHPENALYAKQSYQYDGNNQLIASQRESSNSELSSDKQYQYNAINQLVEVNGDQSARYHWDSFGNPEQATASDEPALRPVDKEHTSPALNNSGDDVFTGTACIDDRLYHLGQDEFDYDACGNQVHVLGKGQRQRLEYNALNQLASFYHNDQLTRYEYDPLGRRCAKLTEQGRIDYIWDGNQLLGECQNGQYTWYVSLPGEYQPLLLINDSGVYYYHLDQLDTPQFVTNAHAEVVWQNNTDAFGYSEQIELNPEHITQPLRFQGQYFDEESGLHYNRYRYYSPKQQRFINQDPIGLVGGINHYQYAPNPINWVDPLGLLCKEGQAKVKAAIDASSSIEPALAAKLIELSQLDVTPYTADEMVAAIKQGSGDALVNMDDPSALGSDNLTKTQRAHFRKKIDKAETDADDARYERNAISRYNRGLAPITREEWDKANETAKRNRKLGSEREKAAREALSKHKGESLVDNNNAKSSGGKVQQRSASSSDYKTRPDSLGDNIVHEHKHFTKDNSNPVAYNTKQLKEQREAFTGKDHVLTLSSDSPCKNGIPPCRPSSTIKRDSEVLYYDNEKNAITHRWNIKKQRWVKVKG
- a CDS encoding ChaN family lipoprotein, encoding MLGESSHNPAIYKYEAIKALRQLKAAGFTHFAIEMLPRSMQEKVEFYQRTGKGFGEIQKYFDDNWAWGYTVPAAYGELVKSARDIGLKLVALDLTLAEMDSIDSSCPSKLAEEEECFDSHTRRNLVWVENIVKILNQKKKNRVIAFMHRWHALRGTSYQEGLDTLVVTEGISKVRYIDFVGGIACYSKRSCEGFSDEQGSLKNEYFYRENVSLETAIKTYQVHLPEKSLMLERTK
- a CDS encoding N-acetylmuramidase domain-containing protein, which codes for MSAMRLNQSVGIGAMNNPNDVKAVQNAINSLINLIAPTRTLVVDGRVGARPENSKTVAAIKAFQSKVVGMVRPDGRIDVNGRTHRKINEKLLQAPGQVSFKLPTASSDVINLSNSDYVDVANELSCKVAAIKAVAEVESSTDAFLPNGKPKILYEAHIFSRLTGHIYDASHPSISSRAWNRSLYIGGAQEYTRLEQAMALNVTEALKSASWGRFQIMGFNHRAAGFASIENFVKAMFTSERKQLDAFVSFVKSKGLDQHLTTLNWAAFARGYNGSQYAKNKYDVKLQQAFDKYDNE
- a CDS encoding pentapeptide repeat-containing protein; translation: MSKQTALALLEESRIQDKVKGVDISGLDLTQTDISETSTERLKGTGVILRAGILDLAYFLDADFTSANLEGASCNQTAFFDCILHQVTATNADFTHANISASSGTECDFSSSEFDNATLWASIFVKSNFSDATLTQVEASSACFDEANLTNADLSDGNFTETVFRKANLTGANLSSGNFTGCDFTGAILTDVNWDNATLTGAKFDPGVVI
- a CDS encoding PAAR domain-containing protein, with the translated sequence MGKPASTLTHMHVCPKTNPGPVPHVGGPIIMGSGNVLIGGLPAARKGDKLICVGPPDTINSGSGSVKINGKPAARMGDGTAHGGKIVVGNPTVLIGG